In Clostridium omnivorum, the DNA window TCTGACATTCCATTAAGAACAACTATATCAGTAACCTTTGGCTTACCTTCTGTAATTGTACCTGTTTTATCAAACACAATTGTTTTTATCTTATGTGCAGTTTCTAGTGCAACTCCACTTTTTATAAGTACTCCATATTCTGCTCCCTTTCCAGTACCAACCATAATAGCTGTAGGTGTAGCTAACCCTAGAGCACAAGGACAAGCAATTACAAGTACTGATATGAATATTGTAAGAGCAAATACTCCAGTTTCACCTGACATATACCACGCTGCGCCTGAAAGAACAGCAATTGAAATTACTACTGGTACAAAGTATCCTGAAATAATATCAGCAAGCTTCGCTATAGGAGCTTTGGAACCTTGAGCATCCTCCACAAGTTTTATAATCTGTGCTAAAGCTGTGTCTTTACCAACCTTAGTAGCTTTATACTTTATTGTGCCGTTTTTATTTATACTTGCACCAATTATCTTATCTCCCACATTCTTTTCAACTGGTATGCTTTCTCCTGTAAGCATGGATTCATCTACTGAAGTCATACCGTAAGTTACTTCTCCATCTACAGGCATCTTTTCTCCTGGTTTAACTATAATAATATCTCCAACTTCAACTTCATCTATAGATATTTCTAATTCTTTTTCATCTCTTATAATTGTAGCTGTCTTCGGCGCTAGTCCCATGAGCTTTTTAATAGCTTCAGAAGTTTTGCCTTTAGTAACTGACTCTAAATATTTTCCTAGTGTTATAAGTGTAATAATAACTCCTGCAGATTCAAAATATAAATCATAGGCATAATCCACATTGCCGCTAAAAATCTGTACTATAGCAAATATTCCATATAAAAAGGCTGCGGAAGTACCCATTGCAATAAGCGAATCCATGTTAGGACTTCTTCTTATTAATGACTTAAACCCAACTCTGAAAAATCTATTGCCTGCAATCATAACTGGTATAACTAAAACTAACTGAACAATTGCAAAGGTTCTAGGATTTATCATAGGATCAATGATACTAGGAAGACTAAACCCTAACTTTTCCCCTACCATATGCCCCATTGAAATTGTAAGTAAAGGAACTGTGAAGATTAAAGAGATAATAAACTTCTTCCATAATAATTTTATTTCTTTTTCTTTCTTCTCCCTATCTTCATCAACAGTAACTTCATCCTCTAGAGCTTTATACCCAGCCTTTTCTATAGCTTTTTTAATATCTGATATTCTTACTTTTGAAGGTTCATAACTTATACTTAATTTTTCTGTTGCAAAATTAACATTTGATTCAACAACACCATCTAGTTTTTTTGTTACTCTCTCAATTGTTTTTGCACAAGCTGCACAAGTCATTCCATCTATCTTAAAAGTTTTGCTGCTTGACTCTATAATTGCTTTGTAACCTGCTTTTTCAACAGCAGCCTGAATATCTGGAATAGATACTTTGGTTTCATCAAAATTTATATTTAATTTTTCAGTAGCAAAGTTTACACTTGCTTCATTAACTCCTTGAAGCTTTTTGGATGCTCTCTCTACAGCTTT includes these proteins:
- a CDS encoding heavy metal translocating P-type ATPase; its protein translation is MEKSLKIEGMTCAACAKAVERASKKLQGVNEASVNFATEKLNINFDETKVSIPDIQAAVEKAGYKAIIESSSKTFKIDGMTCAACAKTIERVTKKLDGVVESNVNFATEKLSISYEPSKVRISDIKKAIEKAGYKALEDEVTVDEDREKKEKEIKLLWKKFIISLIFTVPLLTISMGHMVGEKLGFSLPSIIDPMINPRTFAIVQLVLVIPVMIAGNRFFRVGFKSLIRRSPNMDSLIAMGTSAAFLYGIFAIVQIFSGNVDYAYDLYFESAGVIITLITLGKYLESVTKGKTSEAIKKLMGLAPKTATIIRDEKELEISIDEVEVGDIIIVKPGEKMPVDGEVTYGMTSVDESMLTGESIPVEKNVGDKIIGASINKNGTIKYKATKVGKDTALAQIIKLVEDAQGSKAPIAKLADIISGYFVPVVISIAVLSGAAWYMSGETGVFALTIFISVLVIACPCALGLATPTAIMVGTGKGAEYGVLIKSGVALETAHKIKTIVFDKTGTITEGKPKVTDIVVLNGMSEDELLQIAASAEKGSEHPLGEAIVKGAEEKGLEFKNIDFFKAIPGHGIEVKIDGKDILAGNRKLMTESNISLENLEETSNRLAGEGKTPMYIAVDNKMAGIVAVADTVKENSKKAIEQLHKMGIEVAMITGDNKRTAEAIAKQVGIDRILAEVLPQDKANEVKKLQAEGKKVAMVGDGINDAPALAQADIGIAIGSGTDVAMESADIVLMRSDLMDVPTAIQLSKKTIKNIKENLFWAFGYNTLGIPVAMGVLYIFGGPLLNPIIAATAMSFSSVSVLLNALRLKGFKPIK